In one window of Episyrphus balteatus chromosome 3, idEpiBalt1.1, whole genome shotgun sequence DNA:
- the LOC129913489 gene encoding uncharacterized protein LOC129913489: MDAELPSSELVDGSDVEVNLQSEQSSIIYMNEKGELSLVNPNDPNQLNRVEVTVQNIIPQKDAETNDDDLELANLLMSWELYDQLYKFLKDKKINIEGLKCMKERHIDQIFLEFPDFNTKMIFESKLGIWQNENGVFTVSPRPVNKLTNQHSVESWVNTLSSPSPTSSSSDSDVTVLEILKKTEQGRAILESYRLKNCLTPEDRTNLVHKIVQYFTENKKKMTVKRCEILAEEIVKIFPTENLGSYFVRGFNKIPPKGKLYDRYRGQRRSLKQLYKTDPTSSKKVKLAEVEDNSKEDCDEEPINETEMQRVCDELKQNRDWETVTKQWKQTMPFRRDMISQSSDIDLQTVLQEWPLYKYSRAPELIAMDYNFIKPNNGFDFTKWEQFSKIALELFTARIKCSALKSFLNEFRENIDDLDIGRTLLNPCSTYTVLDKIKYALSELSHLCYSRSPSYQ, encoded by the exons ATGGATGCTGAATTACCAAGTAGTGAACTTGTTGATGGAAGTGACGTCGAAGTGAATCTTCAATCTGAACAAAGTTCAATAATTTATATGAACGAAAAAGGCGAATTATCATTAGTCAATCCCAATGATCCAAACCAATTAAACAGGGTTGAAGTTACAGTTCAAAATATCATTCCTCAAAAAGACGCTGAAACAAACGATGATGACTTAGAATTAGCCAATCTACTCATGTCGTGGGAACTCTATGACCAACTTTACAAATTTCTTAAAG ACAAGAAAATCAACATTGAGGGGTTGAAATGCATGAAGGAAAGACATATCGACCAAATATTCTTGGAATTCCCAGACTTCAACACAAAAATGATCTTCGAGTCTAAATTAGGAATTTGGCAAAACGAAAAT GGAGTTTTTACTGTGAGTCCGAGGCCCGTTAATAAATTGACCAATCAACACTCAGTAGAATCGTGGGTTAACACTTTGAGTAGTCCATCGCCAACAAGTAGTTCATCGGATTCTGAT gtaACTGTACtagaaattttgaagaaaacagaACAGGGCAGAGCAATTTTAGAATCCTATCGCCTCAAAAATTGTTTGACTCCAGAGGATCGAACAAATTTGGTCCACAAAATTGTCCAATattttactgaaaataaaaagaaaatgacGGTTAAGAGGTGTGAAATCTTGGCAGAGGAAATCGTAAAAATTTTTCCTACAGAAAACTTG GGTTCGTACTTTGTTCGAGGGTTTAACAAAATCCCCCCCAAGGGTAAACTGTACGACCGATATAGAGGACAACGAAGATCTCTAAAGCAGCTCTATAAAACTGATCCCACGTCATCAAAGAAAGTTAAACTGGCAGAAGTGGAAGATAATTCCAAAGAGGATTGTGATGAAGAACCAATAAACGAGACCGAGATGCAAAGGGTTTGCGACGAGCTGAAACAAAACCGGGACTGGGAAACAGTTACTAAACAATGGAAACAAACTATGCCATTCAGGAGGGATATGATTTCCCAAAGCTCTGACATTGACCTCCAGACAGTCCTTCAGGAGTGGCCGCTTTACAAATATTCACGAGCGCCAGAACTG ATTGCCATGgattacaattttataaaaCCGAATAATGGGTTCGACTTCACCAAATGggaacaattttcgaaaatagcCCTAGAATTGTTCACAGCGAGGATCAAGTGCAGCGCTCTTAAATCATTCCTCAATGAATTCAGGGAGAATATTGACGACCTTGACATAGGTAGAACCTtgttgaa TCCATGTTCTACATATACAGTActggacaaaataaaatacgcaCTATCCGAACTTTCACATTTATGCTATTCTCGCTCCCCAAGTTATCAATAA